CTTCAACCTGGGCGCTTCGGGGGAGGGTAGCTGGCAACGGCTGTGCGCTGCGCTGTCCCTGCCGGGCTGGTTGGAAGACCCGGACTATGCCAATGAAAAGCTCAGGGTCAAGAACCGCGCGAAGCTCAATGGGCAGCTCCAGCAGGTGTTCGCCGAACACTCGGTAGCGCACTGGGTCGACCTGCTGAACAAGGCGGGTGTGCCGGCCGGGCCGGTTTATACGGTTCCGGAGATGTTCGAAGATCCTCAGGTTCAACACCTGGGCGTGGTCAAAGAGGTGATCGCGGAAACCGGGGAGCCGCGCCGCGTGGTGACTCAGCCGGTTCGTCTGGAGCGCACGGAAAGTGCGATCGCCTCTGCGGCGCCGGGCTGGGGCGAGCATACCGACGAGATTCTGACCGAGCTCGGCTACGGCCATGAGCATCGGCTTGAGCTGCGCGAGCTGGGAGTCGTATAGATGGAACCGGGAACGATCAACCTGAACCTGGACGGCAGGATCGCGCGGGTCGACATCTGCAATCCGCTGCGGCACAACGCCATGTCGTTGGCGATGTGGCGCAGACTCGGCGATATCGTCACGGAGCTGAACGAGCGAACCGATGTCCACCTGATCGTCTTGCGCGGGGAGGGCGGCCGGGCCTTCGTCTCCGGCGCTGACATCAGCGAGTTCGCGACGCTGCGCTCCAGCGACGAGGCGGTAAAGGCCTATGACGAGGCGGTCGATCGTGCGCAGACCGCCCTGCAGGACTGTGTGCATCCGGTCATCGCCGTGATCGAGGGGTACTGCTTCGGCGGCGGTATCGGTCTGGCGCTGTCATGTGACCTGCGCTACGCGACGACGACCGCGAAATTCCGCATGCCGGCTGCGCGCCTGGGGCTCGGCTACGCACTGCGCGGCATGCAGCGTGCCGTCAGCATTCTCGGTCCGGCGCAGGCCACGGAGCTGTTCTTCTCCGCCCGGGATTACAGCGCGGCAGAGGCCCAAGAGAGTGGTCTGGTGCATCGGGCCCTGGACACCGAGGGGTTCGATGAGGCCGTCGAGGCCCTGATTGGCCGGGTCGCGGCCAACGCGCCCCTGTCCTTGCGCGCGGCGAAACTGGCGATTCGCAGTGCCGCGCATGTCGAGGTGCCAGCCGTTGCCGCGGACGCCATTGCCCGGCAGGTGGAGCTGTGCTTTCGCAGCGAGGACTACGCTGAAGGGCGCCAGGCCTTTGCCGAGCGCCGGGAACCCAGATTTGCAGGGCGCTGAAGGCTGCCCTAACGCTAACCGGGACCGTCACGGTCCAGCATTCTAGAGACTTAAGCTCGTGGCCAATCCAAGAGTTCCCTACGCAATGCCCCTCGACCGGCCAGCGCTCTGCGCGCCGGCCTCGGGCTCCATCATGGTGCACGTTGTGGTCAACGTTGAGCACTGGTGCTTCGACCAGGCCATGCCGCGCACACTCCTCACCCCGCCCCATGGGCGGCAGTCGGTTCCGGACATTCCGAACTTCTCCTGGGTCGAGTACGGCATGCGTTGTGGGCTTCCACGCATGATCGAGGCCCTTCAGAGCCGAGGGATTCGGGCCTCGACCAGCTTCAATGCCAGCGTCATAGACGCCTATCCCCGGGCGGCGGAAGCCTTGCTGAACGCGGGTTGGGAGTTTATCGGGCATGGTATTCATCAGCGTGGGGTTCAGGACGAACAGAACGAGGCGGGGATCATCCAGGGCGCGCTGGACAAGATCGAGGCCTTTACCGGCACCCGTCCGCGTGGCTGGCTGAGCCCCGGCCTGCGTGAAACGGAGGAGACGCCGGAGCTGCTGAAGCAGGCCGGCATCGATCACGTCTTCGATTGGGTGCTCGATGACCTGCCGGCATGGATGTCCACTCGCCAGGGACCGTTGCTCTCGGTTCCGTACAACCTCGAGTTGAACGACTCGGTTATCTACGCCGTGGAGAAGCACTCGTCGCCGGAGTTTTTCGAGCGTCTCGCCACTACCCTGGCGCTGTTTGAGCACGAGTCGCTGACCCAGCCCCGTGTCCTCGCCCTGGGGCTGCATCCGCATCTGATGGGGGTGCCCCACCGCTTCGCCTACTTCGAACGGATGCTCGACCTGCTGCAGCGGTCCCCGCAAGTCTGTTTCATGACCGGGACCCAAATCGCCGACTGGTATACCGCGCAGGTGCCTGCCGAGCCGCTCCAGGGAAAGTAGAGCGTGTTGCCGTCTCGTCGCCCTTACCGGGGCAATCGCATGAACCAAGCTGGTGTCGGGCAGCGCATTGGCCCGTCGGACGCCCAAGTGCCTGTCGCCGGGAGGGCGACATCTAGAGACGACGAAAAGAACCGGTCTATCGCGCGGGGTACCAATGGCGCCCCGGCGATTCGGCGGGTGATAGCGTACAGAGGTAAAGCCCATGCAACAGTTAGATCGAGTGTCCTCCGCGAGCCTCAGTTATCAACCGGTATCGTCGGTTACACCCGCCAGTGAACAGCTGCGCTTGATAGCCCTGGAGCTTTTTGTAACTCAGGGCTTTAGCGGCGTCAGCGTGCGCAAGTTGGCGAGCGCGATCGGCCTGCAGGCCGGCTCACTTTATAACCATATAGACAGTAAACAAGCCCTGCTCTATGAGTTGATCGAAGACCATGAGGAGGAGTTGCTGTATGTGCTGCGCAGGCGCACGGGGCAGGGCGACGACCCGCGCCAGGCTGTGCGCGATTACGTCGAGTGCTACATCCGCTTTCTCCTGGCCAACCGTTTGGGCGCGGCGCTAAGCCAGTTTGAGTTTCGCAGTCTGAGTCTTGCCCAGCAGCAACATATCAGTGCCGTGCGTGAGCGATATCACGACTTGCTGGCTGAAATGATCCGCGAGGGTATGCGCCGAAGGCTGTTCGCCGTGTGCAATGAATTGGCCGTGGTTCATGCACTGATTGCCATGCTCGATGGTGCGCCGGACTGCCCGCCGTCAAATGGACCGTCATCTGTCGAGTGGTTGATTGAGCACTTCCAGTCGCTGGTGTTGCGGGCTTTGACAGCCGAGGGCCTCGCACCGTCTTGAGTCCCGATCTTTTCGTAAGAACTGGCGCGAATGCATTCATCCGTACCCGGATGCGTCTGGCATCGACCTGGGTCGAGCGCGCCTGCCCCTTTTAGCGAAACCTCAAAGTAATCCGCTGAAATGCCAGCCCAAGGCGTATGGCGTCGAGGGCTGTGTGCTCGGCAATCCGCCGCGGAAATCGGCGTGCTTTCGGTGGTACTCATTTATTGGCTGAAGCCAAGCACATAAGGGCGTTACAGATGAGGCAAGGAAACATTTTCAACCGGTCGTTAGGCTTGTGTCAGGCCGCGGCTATTACCCGCGCGGAATCCGCTCCATGTTGAACGCCCATCTCAGCATGTTGCTCTGGGCGTTGCTGGTGGCGTTGTCATTCTTCGCGGTCGCCGAGCTCGGATCGGATCTGGATGCACTGCCCCTGATTGCCTTGCGTCTTTTACTGTCGGGCCTGCTGTTCCTGCCCCTGCTGTGGCGGCGACGGCGCCGAATAGGCGCGCGGGCCTTGGCGGTTCACGCATTGCTCGGCGGATTGCTGGCGGCCCATTTCGCCAGCATGTTTGAAGCGCTCAAACATACCGGGACACTGGATATCGCCATGCTGTTTGTCACGGTGCCGCTGCTCACGCTTGGCTGCGAGCGCCTTCTGCTGGGCATCCCGGTGCTGGGGCGACTCTGGCCAAACCTGCTGGCCGCAAGCGGCGCGCTGGCGCTGTTGGCGCTCGACCAGGCCCGCTTCGACGCCTACGCCTACGGCCTTTATGGGCTCGGTTGCCTGGCGCTGGCGCTTTACGCGCCGCTTACCCTGCGTCTGAAACCCTGGTTGGGCGAGCAGCGCAGCGCCGCCTCGCTTGCCTGCGGCAACCTGCTGGGCGGCGGTGTGCTGCTGGCGCTGCTGAGCCTGCCTGGACAACGCTGGCAGAGCCTGCAATGGATGACTGCGGCCGATCTCGGCTGGATCGTCTATCTGGCGATCAGCGCCACCCTGGTGACGTTCTGGCTGTTGCATCGCGCCATCCACAGCCTGCCACCTGCCACGGTAGTCGCCTACAGCTACATGGGCAGCTTGTTCGCCTTGCTGCTGCAAGCACTGTGGTTTCAGCAGGCGCCATCTGCCATGGCCTGCGCCGGGGCCGCGCTGATACTGCTTGGCATGGCCTGGCAGGCCTACCCCGCTAGTGGGGTGCCGGTTCAGGAGCAAGGCTGAGCGGGCGCGCGCGCCGCCCAGGCCACCGCCGGCAGTCCGTTCGCAACCAGCGCGCGGGCCTGGCGTCGTTCTTCCCGGCATGCGGGGCTGCCCAATGCTCAAGCGCCCGGGATCTGCTTGGCAGGCCACGCCCTAGGGCTGCGCATTCGGCGGGGCGTGTTCCTGGCAGCGATACGCCGCCATTATCTGAAGGCAAAAAAAGGGCCCAGGTTTTCACCTGAGCCCTTGTTTTATATGGCGCACCCGGCGGGATTCGAACCCACGACCCCTGCCTTCGGAGGGCAGTACTCTATCCAGCTGAGCTACGGATGCAATGCGGGCGCAATCATACGCATCTCGCCGGCGGGCGTCCATGCCGGCGCGATGTTCGCGATTCTGCACGAGCGTCCTGGACTGAAGCTGGCCTCAGGAGCCGTTGCCAGCTGGTGCTATGCCTCGTTAATTTTTTCGAACAGGCTATTGCCCTTTACCCCTGACCTGCCTAGGATTCGTTTGAGATTTCAAACGCCGAGATCGAAACTGTGCGGAACTCTGCGCACCGCCTGTCGTTCGAACTCTGCATGGGCCGCTGGTGCCGACAGCACGCGGCCGCGCGAGCACTTAATCATTCGACGGGCACTGCCCCGTGACGCCTGCAACGACCGTCCGACGCCCGGGTGTCGGGACTTGAAGGAGACTGCCATGCAACTGAAAGACACCCAACTGTTCCGCCAGCAAGCCTATATCGATGGCCAGTGGCTCGACGCGGACAGCGGCCAGACCATCAAGGTCAACAACCCCGCCACCGGCGAGATACTCGGCAGCGTGCCGAAGATGGGCGCCGCCGAAACCCGCCGCGCCATCGAGGCCGCCGACCGTGCGCTGCCGGCCTGGCGCGCGCTGACTGCCAAGGAGCGGGCCAACAAGCTGCGCCGCTGGTTCGAGCTGCTGATGGAGAACCAGGACGACCTCGGCCGCCTGATGACCCTGGAGCAGGGCAAGCCGCTGGCCGAGGCCAAGGGCGAGATCGCCTATGCCGCCTCCTTTATCGAGTGGTTCGCCGAGGAGGCCAAGCGCGTCTACGGCGACGTGATTCCCGGCCACCAGCCGGACAAGCGCCTGATCGTGCTCAAGCAGCCGATCGGCGTCACTGCCGCCATCACCCCGTGGAACTTCCCGGCGGCGATGATCACCCGCAAGGCCGGCCCGGCCCTGGCCGCCGGCTGCACCATGGTCATCAAGCCGGCCTCGCAGACCCCGTTCTCCGCCCTGGCCCTGGTCGCCCTGGCCGAGCGCGCCGGCATCCCCAAGGGTGTGCTCAGTGTTGTCACCGGCAGCGCCGGCGAAGTCGGCGGCGAGCTGACCAGCAACCCCATCGTGCGCAAGCTGAGCTTCACCGGCTCTACCGAGATCGGCCGCCAGCTGATGGCCGAGTGCGCCAAGGACATCAAGAAGGTGTCGCTGGAGCTGGGCGGCAACGCGCCCTTCATCGTCTTCGACGATGCCGACCTGGATAAAGCAGTGGAAGGCGCGCTGATCTCCAAGTACCGCAACAACGGCCAGACCTGCGTCTGCGCCAACCGCATCTATGTGCAGGACGCGGTCTACGATGCCTTCGCCGAGAAACTGGCCGCCGCGGTGGCCAAGCTGCAGATCGGCAACGGCCTGGAAGAGGGCGTCACCACCGGCCCGCTGATCGACGACAAGGCCGTGGCCAAGGTCCAGGAGCACATCGCCGATGCCCTGGGCAAGGGCGCCAAGCTGCTCACCGGCGGCAAGCCGCACAGCCTGGGCGGCAGCTTCTTCGAGCCGACCATCCTCACCGACGTGCCGATGAATGCCGCGGTGGCCAAGGAGGAGACCTTCGGTCCGCTGGCGCCGCTGTTCCGCTTCAAGGACGAGGCCGATGTGATCGCCATGTCCAACGACACCGAGTTCGGCCTGGCCTCCTACTTCTACGCCCGCGACCTGGGTCGGGTGTTCCGCGTGGCCGAGGCCCTGGAGTACGGCATGGTCGGCATCAACACCGGGCTGATCTCCAACGAGGTGGCGCCGTTCGGCGGGGTCAAGGCCTCCGGCCTGGGCCGCGAAGGCTCGAAGTACGGCATCGAGGACTACCTGGAGATCAAGTACCTCTGCCTGGGTATCTGATCGCCGAAACGCGGGCGGCACCCGAGGCGCTGCACAGCGGCCACGGCCGACTATGCTGTTCCCCGGCCCGCCCGCGGGCCGCCGTGCGGCAGGTGCCCACGTTGGCGTTGCCGGTACCCGGCCCCTGACGGGGTCAGGTGCCGGTCTGGTAAACCACTAACCCCGGTGGCCGAGAGCGCCGCGGCAGTCGATCATCGTATGCTGCCGCGCCTGTAACCCGGCTGCCCCATCCTTGGACCACGCCGCACGATGAGCGGTGAATGAGGACCTTATGAGCAAGACCAACGAATCGCTGATGCAACGCCGTACTGCCGCCGTTCCCCGGGGCGTGGGCCAGATCCACCCGATCTTCGCCGACCGCGCGGAGAACGCCACGGTCACCGACGTCGAGGGCCGCGAGTTCATCGACTTCGCCGGCGGCATCGCGGTGCTCAACACCGGCCACCTGCATCCGAAGATCATCGCCGCGGTGCAGGAGCAGCTGACCAAGCTCAGCCACACCTGCTTCCAGGTGCTGGCCTACGAGCCCTACGTCGAGGTCTGCGAGCAGGTCGCCGCGCGGGTGCCGGGCGATTTCGCCAAGAAGACCCTGCTGGTCACCACCGGCTCCGAGGCGGTGGAGAACGCGGTGAAGATCGCCCGCG
The genomic region above belongs to Pseudomonas benzenivorans and contains:
- a CDS encoding enoyl-CoA hydratase, producing the protein MEPGTINLNLDGRIARVDICNPLRHNAMSLAMWRRLGDIVTELNERTDVHLIVLRGEGGRAFVSGADISEFATLRSSDEAVKAYDEAVDRAQTALQDCVHPVIAVIEGYCFGGGIGLALSCDLRYATTTAKFRMPAARLGLGYALRGMQRAVSILGPAQATELFFSARDYSAAEAQESGLVHRALDTEGFDEAVEALIGRVAANAPLSLRAAKLAIRSAAHVEVPAVAADAIARQVELCFRSEDYAEGRQAFAERREPRFAGR
- a CDS encoding polysaccharide deacetylase family protein — protein: MPLDRPALCAPASGSIMVHVVVNVEHWCFDQAMPRTLLTPPHGRQSVPDIPNFSWVEYGMRCGLPRMIEALQSRGIRASTSFNASVIDAYPRAAEALLNAGWEFIGHGIHQRGVQDEQNEAGIIQGALDKIEAFTGTRPRGWLSPGLRETEETPELLKQAGIDHVFDWVLDDLPAWMSTRQGPLLSVPYNLELNDSVIYAVEKHSSPEFFERLATTLALFEHESLTQPRVLALGLHPHLMGVPHRFAYFERMLDLLQRSPQVCFMTGTQIADWYTAQVPAEPLQGK
- a CDS encoding TetR/AcrR family transcriptional regulator, producing MQQLDRVSSASLSYQPVSSVTPASEQLRLIALELFVTQGFSGVSVRKLASAIGLQAGSLYNHIDSKQALLYELIEDHEEELLYVLRRRTGQGDDPRQAVRDYVECYIRFLLANRLGAALSQFEFRSLSLAQQQHISAVRERYHDLLAEMIREGMRRRLFAVCNELAVVHALIAMLDGAPDCPPSNGPSSVEWLIEHFQSLVLRALTAEGLAPS
- a CDS encoding DMT family transporter, coding for MLNAHLSMLLWALLVALSFFAVAELGSDLDALPLIALRLLLSGLLFLPLLWRRRRRIGARALAVHALLGGLLAAHFASMFEALKHTGTLDIAMLFVTVPLLTLGCERLLLGIPVLGRLWPNLLAASGALALLALDQARFDAYAYGLYGLGCLALALYAPLTLRLKPWLGEQRSAASLACGNLLGGGVLLALLSLPGQRWQSLQWMTAADLGWIVYLAISATLVTFWLLHRAIHSLPPATVVAYSYMGSLFALLLQALWFQQAPSAMACAGAALILLGMAWQAYPASGVPVQEQG
- the gabD gene encoding NADP-dependent succinate-semialdehyde dehydrogenase yields the protein MQLKDTQLFRQQAYIDGQWLDADSGQTIKVNNPATGEILGSVPKMGAAETRRAIEAADRALPAWRALTAKERANKLRRWFELLMENQDDLGRLMTLEQGKPLAEAKGEIAYAASFIEWFAEEAKRVYGDVIPGHQPDKRLIVLKQPIGVTAAITPWNFPAAMITRKAGPALAAGCTMVIKPASQTPFSALALVALAERAGIPKGVLSVVTGSAGEVGGELTSNPIVRKLSFTGSTEIGRQLMAECAKDIKKVSLELGGNAPFIVFDDADLDKAVEGALISKYRNNGQTCVCANRIYVQDAVYDAFAEKLAAAVAKLQIGNGLEEGVTTGPLIDDKAVAKVQEHIADALGKGAKLLTGGKPHSLGGSFFEPTILTDVPMNAAVAKEETFGPLAPLFRFKDEADVIAMSNDTEFGLASYFYARDLGRVFRVAEALEYGMVGINTGLISNEVAPFGGVKASGLGREGSKYGIEDYLEIKYLCLGI